The Deinococcus misasensis DSM 22328 genome includes a region encoding these proteins:
- a CDS encoding ABC transporter ATP-binding protein: MPAIQTENLCKSYRNHNVVQNLNLTVQQGMVFGYLGPNGAGKTTTIRMLSGVIEPSSGSATIAGISLKHPEQVKARIGYANQTASVYTDLTVQENLRFKAGMYLKPRQVQDAISRTVALLKLEPYLHTLAGSLSGGWKQRLSIGTAIIHNPQIVFLDEPTAGLDPIARRELWDGIYDLAKAGTTVFVTTHYMDEAERCHDIALIHSGKVLAQGSPEQLRKSLKGHHYELEPAQVMQALERSKALGLQDAWITGSNLRVSSEQPLSPDILKQLGDHPRAVSPTLEDVFVALARGVK; this comes from the coding sequence ATGCCGGCCATTCAAACCGAAAACCTCTGCAAAAGTTACCGCAACCACAACGTGGTCCAGAACCTCAACCTGACGGTCCAGCAAGGGATGGTTTTTGGTTACCTCGGGCCCAACGGTGCAGGCAAAACCACCACCATCCGCATGCTGTCCGGGGTCATTGAACCCAGCAGTGGGAGTGCCACCATTGCAGGCATCTCCCTGAAACATCCAGAGCAAGTCAAAGCCCGGATTGGGTATGCCAACCAGACCGCCAGCGTCTACACCGACCTCACTGTGCAGGAGAACCTGCGTTTCAAAGCCGGAATGTACCTGAAACCCCGTCAGGTGCAAGACGCCATTTCGCGCACCGTTGCCCTCTTGAAACTGGAGCCTTACCTGCACACCCTTGCCGGGTCACTCTCTGGAGGTTGGAAACAGCGCCTTTCCATTGGCACAGCCATCATCCACAACCCGCAAATTGTGTTTCTGGATGAACCCACCGCAGGACTGGACCCCATCGCAAGGCGTGAACTCTGGGATGGCATTTATGACCTTGCCAAAGCAGGCACCACCGTCTTCGTGACCACCCACTACATGGACGAAGCCGAGCGCTGCCATGACATTGCGCTCATTCACTCTGGAAAGGTGCTGGCACAGGGCAGCCCTGAACAGCTGCGCAAAAGCCTCAAAGGCCACCACTATGAACTGGAACCTGCACAGGTGATGCAGGCCCTTGAGCGCAGCAAAGCACTGGGCTTGCAAGACGCATGGATCACCGGCAGCAACCTGAGGGTCAGCAGCGAACAGCCCCTCTCTCCTGACATCCTGAAACAACTCGGAGACCACCCCAGAGCCGTCTCCCCCACCCTTGAAGATGTGTTTGTGGCTCTGGCCAGAGGGGTGAAATGA